In Pseudomonas sp. FP1742, the DNA window CGCTCTGGTGATGCACTGAATGTGCGGCCCAGAGAATGTTGCGCTCATGGCCCATGCGGTGCAGCCAGTAGTAGCAGAAGTCGTAGAAGACAAAAGCGAATACCCAGACCCAGACACTGTCGGCCGACAGCTCGATCACGGCCAGGTGTTTAAGGGCGAAGGCATATGTGACCAGGCCGACGCCTTTGGTCAACAGGCCCGTGGTAGTCGACAGCACGCCGGTACTGAGGCTGTTGATCGCGTCTGCCACGCGGTAATTGCTCACCCCGCGCCAACGGTCGGCCAGTAACTCGACCGCAATCAGCACAAAGAAAAACGGCACCGCATACAGAATGAAGTTCATGACGCGACCTGATCAGAATCGTTCAGCAGAGATTAGGTGTAACCACGAATCAACCCTATGGCAACGAGTGACAAATTAGTGGACATTTAACGCCATGAATCTGGAGAAAAACCCATGAGCAAAAAAATTGCAGTGATCCTTTCCGGCTGTGGCGTGTACGACGGCGCCGAGATCCACGAAAGCGTGATCACCCTGCTGCGGCTGGACCAGCGCGGAGCCCAGGTGCAGTGTTTCGCACCCAACATCGCGCAATTGCATGTGATCAACCACCTGACGGGCGAAGAAATGCCCGAATCGCGCAACGTGCTGGTGGAATCGGCGCGGATCGCCCGGGGCAACATCAAGGATATCCGTGAAGCCAGCGTCGAGGACTTCGATGCGCTGATCGTTCCTGGCGGATTCGGTTCGGCCAAGAACCTGTCGAACTTTGCCATCGAAGGCGCCGGATGCAGCGTTCAACCTGACGTCCTGGCGTTGACCGAAGCGTTCGCCGAGGCCGGCAAGCCGGTGGGGCTGATCTGCATCTCGCCGGCCCTGGCGGCCAAGATCTACGGCCCGGGCGTGACCTGCACCATCGGCAACGATGCCGATACCGCCGCCGCAATGAACAAGATGGGCGCCACCCATGCCGAATGCGCAGTGACCGACATCATCGAAGACAAGGCGCGCAAGTTGGTAACCACCCCGGCCTACATGCTGGCGCAATCGATCAGCGAGGCCGCTTCCGGCATCAACAAACTGGTCGACCGCGTACTGGAACTGACCCACGAAAACGACGAGTAACACCGTTCAATGTGGGAGCGGGCTTGCTCGCGAAGACGGGCTGACCTTCAACATTGGTGTTGGCTGACACACCGCTTTCGCGAGCAAGCCCGCTCCCACAGAGTTCAACGCATGGCTTAAGACTTGCGTGATAACCGGGTCAGTATCCGGTCCAGCGCATTGGCGAACGCCTGTTTCTCGCGCTCGCCGAACGGCGCCGGTCCGCCGCTCATCTGACCCTGCTCGCGCAGGTCGGTGAACAGGTTACGCACCGCCAATCGATCGCCCATGTTCTGCGCATCGAACTCCTTGCCCCGCGGGTCCAGCGCCGCAACGCCGTTCTTCACCAGCCGATCCGCCAGCGGCACATCGCTGCAAATCACCAACTCCCCCGGCACCGCGTGTTCCACCAGGTAATCGTCGGCGGCATCCGGGCCGCTGGGCACCACGATCAGCTTCACCAGGGCAAGGCCCGGCTTGATCTGCGGCTGACCGGCCACCAGCACCACTTCGAACTGGCGCTTGAGGGCGAACTTCACTACCAGATCCTTGGCTGCCCGAGGGCAGGCGTCGGCATCGATCCACACGCGCATTGGGTTTCCTCTATTGAAAAGCATCGCGGGCAAGCCCGCTCCCACAAGGTTAGCGCTGAACCTGTGGGAGCGGGCTTGCCCGCGATTATGAGCACAGCGAATGCTTCAGGAAACCGATACCCGCCGCTTCTCGGCCATACGGCTGCGGCAGTACAACACGATGATCGCAATGATCGCCACGGCCTGAGCACCCAGCGAATAGGCATCAGCGTGAATTCCCAGCCAATCGAAGTCAAAGAACCGCACCGGCCGCGTGCCGAAGATCCCGGCTTCCTGCAACGCCTTCACGCCATGACCGGCAAACACTACCGACAACGCACACAGCAACCCGGCATTGATACCGAAGAATAGCGCCAGCGGCAGTTTCGCCGAGCCGCGCAGAATCACCCACGCCAGTCCGACCAGCAACACCAGCGCTGTCGCACCGCCCGCCAGTACGGCGTTATGCCCTGCCGGGCCGGCCTGCAACCACAGGGTTTCGTAAAACAGGATCACTTCGAACAGTTCGCGGTAC includes these proteins:
- the elbB gene encoding isoprenoid biosynthesis glyoxalase ElbB is translated as MSKKIAVILSGCGVYDGAEIHESVITLLRLDQRGAQVQCFAPNIAQLHVINHLTGEEMPESRNVLVESARIARGNIKDIREASVEDFDALIVPGGFGSAKNLSNFAIEGAGCSVQPDVLALTEAFAEAGKPVGLICISPALAAKIYGPGVTCTIGNDADTAAAMNKMGATHAECAVTDIIEDKARKLVTTPAYMLAQSISEAASGINKLVDRVLELTHENDE
- a CDS encoding YaiI/YqxD family protein → MRVWIDADACPRAAKDLVVKFALKRQFEVVLVAGQPQIKPGLALVKLIVVPSGPDAADDYLVEHAVPGELVICSDVPLADRLVKNGVAALDPRGKEFDAQNMGDRLAVRNLFTDLREQGQMSGGPAPFGEREKQAFANALDRILTRLSRKS